The Herminiimonas arsenitoxidans genome window below encodes:
- a CDS encoding winged helix-turn-helix domain-containing protein: MPKSQPKKSTSPQPRVRVLMGELTAMGPGRADLIDAIARTGSISAAGREMNMSYRRAWSLVETTNASFIEPLVIASTGGSGGGGALVTDFGHGVVERYRAMERKAAKAIASDFAIFSKLLAAPKIATPAAKAKPAKSAKK; encoded by the coding sequence ATGCCTAAAAGCCAGCCAAAAAAATCGACCTCCCCGCAGCCACGCGTGCGCGTTTTGATGGGGGAACTCACTGCGATGGGACCGGGCCGCGCAGATCTGATCGATGCGATCGCACGCACAGGTTCCATCTCTGCTGCCGGGCGCGAAATGAATATGTCCTATCGTCGAGCATGGTCACTGGTCGAAACTACCAACGCCTCCTTTATCGAACCACTCGTCATCGCCAGCACGGGTGGTAGCGGTGGCGGTGGGGCGCTCGTCACCGACTTTGGTCATGGTGTGGTTGAGCGTTACCGTGCGATGGAACGCAAAGCGGCGAAAGCCATCGCCAGCGATTTTGCGATCTTCAGCAAACTGCTCGCAGCACCAAAAATCGCCACTCCTGCAGCAAAAGCAAAACCTGCCAAGAGCGCGAAGAAGTAA